One Mycolicibacterium sp. TUM20985 genomic window, AAGATAGCCATGAGCCAATCCGTAGCTCAGCGGGAACGCGCCGCACTCGTCACGACGATGCGCGGCGTCGGACCGGACCAGCCCACGCTCTGCGGGGACTGGAACACCCGCGACCTGGCCGCACACCTGGTCATCAGGGAACGGCGGCTCGACGCTGCGCCGGGCATCCTGATCCCGAAGTTGGCGGGTTACACCGAGCGCGTACAGACCCAGGTGGCCGCCGCGAACGACTGGAACGTGCTGCTGGACCAGATCGCGTCGGGCCCACCGCTGCTCTCGCCGTTCAAGCTGCTGGACCCCTTCGTCAACGTCGCCGAGATGTTCATCCACCACGAAGACGTCCGGCGGGCTCGAAGTGACTGGCAGCCAAGGGAACTCGATGCTGAGACGACGGCGTCGGTCGCGCGGCAGGTCGGTCTCATGTCGCGGATGACGATGTCGAAGACGCCGGCTGAGGTGTCGTTGCGGACCCCCGACGGGAAGACCCTGGCCACCGTCGGCAAGGGTTCCGCCGTCACGGTCACCGGAGAACCCGGCGAGTTGCTGATGTTCATCTCCGGGCGGGACCAGGCCAAGGTCGCCTTCGCCGGTGATGACGACGCCGTCGCCGCGGTGCGGGGCGGAAAGCGCGGGCTGTAGTTCCGGCCCCTAGGCTGGGCGCATGGACTTCCGCGTCTTCGTCGAACCGCAGCAGGGTGCCACCTACGCCGATCAGCTGGCAGTAGCCAGGACCGCGGAGGCAGCCGGATACTCGGCGTTCTTCCGCTCCGACCACTACCTCGCCATGGCCGGTGACGGCCTGCCGGGGCCCACCGACTCGTGGGTGACGCTGGGCGGCATCGCCCGCGAGACGTCGACGATCAGGTTGGGCACGATGGTCACCTCGGCCACCTTCCGGCATCCCGGCGTGCTGGCCATCTCCGTCGCCCAGGTCGACGAAATGAGTGGCGGCCGTGTCGAACTGGGTATCGGGGCAGGCTGGTTCGAGGCCGAACACGAGGCGTACGCCATCCCGTTCCCGCCGCTCGGCGAACGCTTCGACCGGCTGAGCGAGCAGTTGGACATCATCACCGGCCTCTGGGGCACCCCCGTCGGCGAGACCTTCGACTACACCGGCACGCATTACTCCATCACCAACTCGCCTGCGCTGCCGAAACCCACGCAGACGCCGACCCCGCCGATCATCATTGGCGGTGGCGGACCCAAGCGGACTCCCGCCCTGACTGCGAAGTTCGCCTCGGAGTTCAACATTCCGTTCGCCGACCTCGACACCCTCAAGACACAGTACGGACGCGTCGCCGCGGCGGTCGCGGACGCGGGCCGCACACCCGACTCGGTGACCTACTCCGCGGCGTTCGTGCTGTGCGCCGGACGTGACGACGCCGAGATCGCCAAGCGAGCGGCGGTCATCGGCCGCGAGGTAGACGAGCTGCGCAGCAACTCCCCGTTGGTGGGCTCGCCCGGCGAGATCGCGGACAAGATGGATGCCTTCGCCGAGGCCGGTGTGCAACGGGTGTACCTCCAGGTTCTCGATCAGTCCGACCTCGACCACGTCGACTACTTTGCGGCCGAGGTCATCCCGCAACTGGGCTGACCCGGTGGCCGCGGCACGCCCGCGGCTACTATCGGAGGCCGTGACCGGCAAAAGCGGCTCTGGGGACGACGAGCCCGCGTGGCACGAGCGCACCTCGACCGTCGTCGGCGCCAGCGCGGCCGCCCTCGCGGCGGTCGGCCTGCTGTGGCTGGTGATCTCCTGGATGGCCGGCGGTTCCGACGATCCGGGGCCCGCGCAGTACTACCTCGAGCCCAGCGTGTCGGGCAGCAGCACGGCGCCGTCGACGACCACGACGAGCACCGAGACGATCACCAGCACAAGTCCCCCGGTCACCACGGACATCAACCCCGGTGACACCACGACGACGTCGAGTACGGACACCACCTCCACCTCCACCTCCCCCGGCGAGACGACTCCGCCGCGGACGCGGCGCTCGACGACCGACGGTGACGGGTCCTCCACACGTCAGCGCCCCCGGCTGAACGAGACCCGGACGCTGTACCCGCGGCCCTAGCGGCCCTGGGCCGCGAAGTCGGCGACCATCGCCTCGGCACTGCGCACCGCCGCCCGGCAAGCGCGGGTGGTAAACGGGTCGTTGAGCGGATGGTCGGCGCGACGCCGCCATCGTTGCGAGGCGGCGAAGGCCGCCCGCGGGCCGTCGTAGGGGGCATCGGGCTGCAGGCCGAGCCGACTGGCCGCATCGGTTCCCGAGCCCCCGATGATGCGCCGCAGCGACGCCATCTCGTCGTCGTTGAAAGTGGTTGGCCGCGAGCGTAGTTGGCTCAGGAGTCGCAACTCCTCGAACGCGTGGGTATCGGCCAGCAGCGGATCGATGTCAGCGACGATGTACGGCGTCGCGAAGATGGGGTTCGCCTCGACGAACCGGCGCAGGGACAGCAGCGCGGTGTGCGCCTTGAGCAGATCGGACCGTTGCGCGAACTGCTGATCGATGACGTCCCGCAGCGCGACGAGCCCGCTGCGCTCCAGCAATTCGTCGGCCAGGGCGACCGAATCGCTGATGCCGGCCCGCAACACCGCGATGGAGATCCGGATGCCGAACATGCCGAAGCGCTCGAGCAACGCCGCCCGGGTGGCGGCATCCACGGGTAGGGCCGGGCCTCCCGCACCGTCCTCGCGGACGAACCGGTCCACCGACAGCATCGCCTTGGCCAGCTCGGCGGCGTCCACCGCGGCCAGCTTCTCGAGTGCGACGAACTCGCTCTGTCGCAGGGTGCGTGCGGTGAGGGCCAGCAGCCCGGAGACCGGGACGACGGCCTGGCAGATTCCGGTCTTGTCCATCTCGGCGGTGAACCGCGCGGCCACGTCCCTGGCCGACAGCATCGCGTCGATGCGGCCCGCGCCGATCTCGTCGGCCCGCGACGCGACGCCAATGACACCGAGCGCACCCGCCGATCCGCCGACCAGCGTGCCGATCTGGGTGAGGAGCGCGATGTCGGCCGCGTTGAGTGTGCGCAGCAGGAAGACGACGGCGTCGACGCGGGGGACGCCGTCGTCGGGGACCAGCAGGCGCAGAGTCCGCTCGGAGACGTCGCGAGACAGTGACGACGTGCCGGGGGTGTCGATGATGGTGGTGTCGATGAGTTCGGCGGCGGGCCACTCGACGTCGAGGTCGATGACGTCGTCGGGGTCGAGGCTGGCGAAGTCGAACGTCAGACCCGCGCCCCGGGAGATGGGCACGTTGGATCGTCTCCCGCCGCGGTGATTGGCCGTCACCTTGGGCGTGGCGCCGTTGCGGAACCACGTCACGATGCGCGTGGCCTCGGTGGCGTCGGTCGGCGCGATGTCCTCGCCGACGAGCGCGTTGACCAGTGTGGACTTGCCCGCCTTCAACGTGCCGGCCAGCGCGATGCGGATCGGCTGGTTGAGGCGGCGGCCGATCCAGTCCAGTTCGTTGTGGACGTCGGGACGCTCGCGGTAGGCGGGGTCGCTTCGATACGCCTGGACGGTGCCGCCGAGGATCGCGCGCACTCGGTCACTGGTACTCATGTCGGCTCACCAGCTTAGGCGGGGCTCGCCTCCGGTCGCGGCGACAGGTTGACGGCGTGCTCGGTGACCTGACGGAGAATGTTCGATCGCCGCTCGAGTTCCCGCACGCGGGTGTCACGTTCGTCCATCTCCATCTTCGCCGCGGCCAGTGACGCCTGGAGCGATTCGTTGAGTGAGCGAGTGGTCTGGTTCGCGATGTCGCGGTAGTGGTCGCGGAGCTGACGCTGGACACCCTTGAGCCGGTCGCGGGATTCCTTGCTGACGATGAAGGACACGTCGTCGACGAAGCGGCGCACGTTGGTCTTGGCCTCGTTGCGGACCCGCATCATGCGGTTCTCCATGTCCTCCTTGTACGCCTTGCGTCCGAGCACCAGGCC contains:
- a CDS encoding dynamin-like GTPase family protein; its protein translation is MSTSDRVRAILGGTVQAYRSDPAYRERPDVHNELDWIGRRLNQPIRIALAGTLKAGKSTLVNALVGEDIAPTDATEATRIVTWFRNGATPKVTANHRGGRRSNVPISRGAGLTFDFASLDPDDVIDLDVEWPAAELIDTTIIDTPGTSSLSRDVSERTLRLLVPDDGVPRVDAVVFLLRTLNAADIALLTQIGTLVGGSAGALGVIGVASRADEIGAGRIDAMLSARDVAARFTAEMDKTGICQAVVPVSGLLALTARTLRQSEFVALEKLAAVDAAELAKAMLSVDRFVREDGAGGPALPVDAATRAALLERFGMFGIRISIAVLRAGISDSVALADELLERSGLVALRDVIDQQFAQRSDLLKAHTALLSLRRFVEANPIFATPYIVADIDPLLADTHAFEELRLLSQLRSRPTTFNDDEMASLRRIIGGSGTDAASRLGLQPDAPYDGPRAAFAASQRWRRRADHPLNDPFTTRACRAAVRSAEAMVADFAAQGR
- a CDS encoding TIGR03085 family metal-binding protein; translation: MSQSVAQRERAALVTTMRGVGPDQPTLCGDWNTRDLAAHLVIRERRLDAAPGILIPKLAGYTERVQTQVAAANDWNVLLDQIASGPPLLSPFKLLDPFVNVAEMFIHHEDVRRARSDWQPRELDAETTASVARQVGLMSRMTMSKTPAEVSLRTPDGKTLATVGKGSAVTVTGEPGELLMFISGRDQAKVAFAGDDDAVAAVRGGKRGL
- a CDS encoding LLM class F420-dependent oxidoreductase, which gives rise to MDFRVFVEPQQGATYADQLAVARTAEAAGYSAFFRSDHYLAMAGDGLPGPTDSWVTLGGIARETSTIRLGTMVTSATFRHPGVLAISVAQVDEMSGGRVELGIGAGWFEAEHEAYAIPFPPLGERFDRLSEQLDIITGLWGTPVGETFDYTGTHYSITNSPALPKPTQTPTPPIIIGGGGPKRTPALTAKFASEFNIPFADLDTLKTQYGRVAAAVADAGRTPDSVTYSAAFVLCAGRDDAEIAKRAAVIGREVDELRSNSPLVGSPGEIADKMDAFAEAGVQRVYLQVLDQSDLDHVDYFAAEVIPQLG